One part of the Nocardia higoensis genome encodes these proteins:
- a CDS encoding RNB domain-containing ribonuclease, giving the protein MELHQRIISAPVDFGAIRSEFALASAYPAEAVAEARDAVDAFAGSRVDRTDIELVTIDPPGSLDLDQALCLRRSETGFLLHYAIADLGAVIVPDGALANEAGIRGQTYYLPDGSVPLHPPVLSEDSASLLPGRTRPAALWTIELDAAAQPVRYEVVRALVRSRARFDYAGVQADADAGRLHPSIEALPEFGALRIAAGLERGAIGLRLPSQSVVADGASDGHWRLVLEPRTAADDWNEQVSLLTGMCAARLMLAAPASERTGLLRTMPPPQESAVDSMRRTAVAMGIDWPRDLPVGPMLAGLDANSPAGLVLMSEATGLLRGADYTRLTGADGEENLNHSAIGAPYAHVTAPLRRLSDRFTIEICLALCAGTPVPRWASEGLAEVADTMRRTGAVASKVDRACVDLTEATLLSERIGDVFEAVVLREAEGGRPAEIFVADPPLLGPCAGDPPEGKHLRVRLTTADPVGRKIGFTHPA; this is encoded by the coding sequence GTGGAATTACACCAGCGGATCATCTCGGCGCCGGTCGACTTCGGCGCCATCCGATCCGAATTCGCGTTGGCCTCGGCGTATCCCGCCGAGGCCGTCGCCGAAGCCCGCGACGCGGTCGACGCGTTCGCGGGCTCTCGGGTGGATCGCACCGACATCGAACTCGTCACCATCGATCCCCCCGGCTCGCTCGATCTCGATCAAGCCCTCTGCCTGCGACGCAGTGAAACGGGCTTTCTGCTCCACTACGCCATCGCCGACCTCGGCGCCGTGATCGTCCCCGACGGCGCGTTGGCGAACGAGGCCGGAATTCGCGGCCAGACCTATTACCTGCCGGACGGTTCGGTGCCGCTGCATCCGCCGGTCCTGTCCGAGGATTCCGCCAGCCTGTTGCCCGGCCGCACCCGACCCGCCGCCCTGTGGACCATCGAACTCGACGCCGCCGCCCAGCCGGTGCGCTACGAGGTGGTCAGGGCGCTGGTCCGCTCGCGCGCCCGCTTCGACTACGCCGGTGTGCAGGCCGATGCCGACGCGGGCCGGCTGCATCCCTCGATCGAGGCGCTGCCGGAGTTCGGCGCGTTACGCATCGCCGCGGGGCTGGAACGCGGGGCGATCGGCCTGCGCCTGCCCTCGCAGAGCGTCGTCGCCGACGGCGCTTCCGACGGACATTGGCGACTGGTGCTGGAGCCGCGTACCGCCGCCGACGATTGGAACGAACAGGTCTCCCTGCTCACCGGCATGTGCGCGGCCCGCCTCATGCTCGCCGCTCCGGCGAGCGAGCGGACCGGCCTGTTGCGCACCATGCCGCCGCCGCAGGAGTCCGCGGTCGATTCGATGCGCCGCACCGCCGTGGCGATGGGCATCGACTGGCCGCGGGATCTGCCCGTCGGCCCGATGCTGGCCGGCCTGGACGCCAACAGCCCGGCCGGGCTCGTCCTGATGTCGGAAGCCACCGGCCTGCTGCGCGGCGCCGACTACACCCGCCTGACCGGCGCCGACGGCGAGGAGAACCTGAACCACAGCGCCATCGGCGCCCCCTACGCGCACGTCACCGCGCCGCTGCGCCGCCTGTCGGACCGGTTCACCATCGAGATCTGCCTGGCGCTGTGCGCGGGCACCCCCGTGCCGCGATGGGCGAGCGAGGGCTTGGCCGAGGTCGCCGACACGATGCGGCGCACCGGCGCCGTCGCGAGCAAAGTCGACCGCGCGTGCGTCGATCTCACCGAGGCGACACTGCTGTCCGAGCGAATCGGTGACGTCTTCGAGGCTGTCGTCCTGCGCGAAGCGGAAGGCGGACGCCCCGCCGAGATCTTCGTCGCCGACCCGCCACTGCTCGGCCCGTGCGCCGGGGACCCACCGGAAGGCAAGCACCTGCGGGTCCGCCTGACCACGGCCGATCCCGTCGGTCGAAAGATCGGCTTCACCCACCCGGCCTGA